A genomic region of Halobacteriovorax sp. JY17 contains the following coding sequences:
- a CDS encoding 5-formyltetrahydrofolate cyclo-ligase, with protein sequence MNKEKLRKDLREKLLKLDNEKRNEKSQLCFKNLIELLKAKGLLSNEIVLGLFAPLNDEINIVESIAERVGTLAFPSVNEQAEMIFRESNFEDLVENTSFKVKILEPSLKSKVVTPDVLLVPGLAFGRKGERLGRGRGYYDKYLQNYKGITIGLSLDEQLVPEIPMEEHDCYLSWVVTDREVIEI encoded by the coding sequence TTGAATAAAGAAAAGCTTAGAAAAGATCTTCGAGAAAAGTTGTTGAAATTAGACAATGAGAAGAGAAATGAAAAGTCACAACTTTGTTTTAAAAATCTAATAGAACTTCTTAAGGCCAAAGGCCTCCTTTCCAATGAAATTGTTTTAGGATTATTTGCACCTCTAAATGACGAAATTAATATCGTTGAGAGTATAGCAGAGAGAGTAGGCACTCTTGCTTTTCCAAGTGTTAATGAACAGGCGGAAATGATTTTTAGAGAGTCGAACTTTGAGGACTTAGTTGAAAATACGAGTTTCAAAGTAAAGATATTAGAACCGAGTTTAAAGAGTAAGGTTGTCACACCAGATGTCTTGCTTGTTCCGGGACTCGCCTTTGGAAGAAAGGGAGAGAGGCTTGGAAGAGGACGCGGTTACTATGATAAGTATTTACAAAATTATAAAGGTATAACCATAGGTTTAAGTCTTGATGAGCAGCTAGTACCTGAGATCCCAATGGAAGAGCACGATTGTTATCTAAGTTGGGTTGTCACAGATAGGGAAGTTATTGAGATTTGA
- a CDS encoding amino acid--tRNA ligase-related protein, with amino-acid sequence MKEETNRLEKLRMLFKLQQYIREFFTSQEFIDVQTPPIVQNPGMETHIHPFQIKSPHTKKDLNLYLHTSPEFHMKELLSLGFEKTFNLSYCFRDEPNAPHHRPQFLMLEWYRRDEFYTKIMTDIESLFNYCIKRFKTEGFKVREELQSYIPLKKTIQEVFQEILNIDILNYLEKDSLARLIRENFKQVPLPSEKEHDKLSWDDYYFLLFLNEVEPKLKKYPFILLYNFPKQLSALSTINKDDSRVCDRFEVYSFGVELCNCFNELTDLSQLKNRFSEQALLKKNLYDYQLPEPRDFYNTMETLPNSSGIALGVERLLMSITNIENPFFY; translated from the coding sequence ATGAAAGAAGAGACAAATCGTCTAGAAAAACTAAGAATGCTGTTTAAGCTGCAACAATATATTCGCGAGTTTTTCACTTCGCAGGAATTTATTGATGTACAAACACCACCCATTGTTCAAAACCCGGGAATGGAGACTCACATTCATCCCTTTCAAATTAAGAGCCCACATACAAAGAAAGATTTGAATCTCTATCTTCATACTTCTCCTGAGTTTCACATGAAGGAACTTCTCTCGCTTGGTTTTGAGAAAACTTTCAATTTATCTTACTGCTTTAGAGATGAGCCAAACGCCCCTCACCATCGCCCACAATTTCTTATGCTCGAGTGGTATAGAAGAGATGAATTCTACACAAAAATTATGACAGATATTGAAAGCCTCTTTAATTACTGCATTAAAAGATTTAAAACAGAAGGATTTAAGGTTCGAGAAGAGCTGCAATCCTACATACCTTTAAAGAAAACTATTCAAGAGGTTTTCCAAGAAATTTTAAATATAGATATCCTAAATTATTTAGAAAAAGATTCTCTAGCGAGATTAATTCGAGAAAACTTCAAACAAGTTCCACTTCCATCAGAAAAAGAACACGATAAGCTTTCATGGGACGATTATTACTTCTTATTATTTTTAAATGAAGTTGAGCCTAAGTTAAAAAAATATCCTTTCATACTTCTTTATAATTTCCCAAAGCAATTAAGTGCTCTTTCAACTATAAACAAAGATGACTCCAGAGTTTGCGATCGCTTTGAAGTCTACTCCTTTGGAGTTGAGCTTTGTAATTGCTTTAACGAACTCACAGACCTTTCCCAACTTAAAAATAGATTTTCAGAGCAGGCCTTACTAAAGAAAAATCTCTATGACTACCAACTTCCAGAACCTAGAGATTTCTACAACACCATGGAGACCCTACCCAATTCAAGCGGGATCGCCCTCGGCGTTGAAAGACTATTAATGAGCATTACAAATATTGAAAACCCATTCTTCTACTGA
- the rny gene encoding ribonuclease Y: MEVILASVLFLIVGAAAGFVVRNAQATKELNERKSKGDEIIEEAKEKAKDLAYKARKEAKEIAREEKQNLDKEISQRTKEIKDQEREITQKEAKLETKLEEAEKEKARMADKEAEVEKARRAADEEKGRFKAKQEEIVVKLTEVAKLTEEQAKEELISLMEEDAKVDFSKRLVRLEEEAKDQAEERAKRIVGIAIQRFAGEHVAEKTISTVELPSDDVKGRLIGREGRNIRAFEQICGVDLIIDDTPEVVVISSFNVVRREIARQTIIKLIADGRIHPAKIEEFHDKSKTEMEKQLLSLGEKAQMEIGVHGIHPEILKLVGALNWRTSYTQNQYQHAIEAAFICGAMAAEMGLNVKQARRAGLLHDIGKVLDASAEGSHAVTGADFAKKYGESPDIVHAIRAHHDDEKPESVLAHIVAAGDALSGARPGARKAMMESYVSRLTDIEEIVNSFEGVSKSYAISGGREVRVIVENNSVNDEQTVMLSRDIAKKIEEEMSYPGTIKITVVRETKAIGVAK; the protein is encoded by the coding sequence ATGGAAGTTATTCTTGCATCCGTTCTTTTTCTAATCGTTGGTGCGGCAGCTGGATTTGTCGTTAGAAATGCGCAAGCAACGAAGGAATTGAATGAAAGAAAATCAAAAGGTGATGAGATCATCGAAGAAGCAAAAGAAAAAGCAAAAGATCTAGCTTATAAAGCTAGAAAAGAAGCTAAGGAAATTGCGAGAGAAGAAAAACAAAATCTTGATAAAGAAATTAGTCAAAGAACTAAAGAAATTAAAGATCAAGAACGAGAAATTACTCAGAAAGAAGCTAAGCTTGAAACAAAGTTAGAAGAAGCTGAGAAAGAAAAAGCTCGTATGGCCGATAAAGAGGCTGAAGTCGAAAAAGCGAGAAGAGCTGCCGACGAAGAAAAAGGTCGCTTTAAAGCTAAGCAAGAAGAAATTGTTGTAAAGCTAACTGAAGTTGCAAAACTTACAGAGGAGCAAGCTAAAGAAGAGTTGATCTCTTTAATGGAAGAAGATGCGAAAGTAGATTTTTCTAAAAGGCTTGTTCGTCTAGAAGAAGAAGCTAAAGACCAAGCAGAAGAGAGAGCGAAGAGAATTGTAGGAATTGCAATTCAGAGATTTGCTGGAGAGCATGTAGCAGAGAAAACAATCTCTACAGTTGAGCTTCCATCAGATGATGTGAAAGGTCGTCTTATCGGTAGAGAAGGTCGAAATATTCGTGCGTTCGAACAAATCTGTGGAGTTGATTTAATTATTGACGATACTCCAGAGGTTGTCGTTATTTCATCTTTCAATGTCGTTAGAAGAGAGATCGCAAGACAGACGATTATAAAACTAATCGCTGATGGTAGAATCCACCCTGCTAAGATTGAAGAATTCCATGATAAGTCTAAGACTGAAATGGAAAAACAACTTCTCTCTCTCGGTGAAAAAGCTCAAATGGAAATTGGAGTTCACGGGATTCACCCTGAGATTTTAAAATTAGTAGGTGCTCTAAATTGGAGAACATCTTATACTCAAAACCAATACCAACATGCTATTGAAGCTGCATTTATTTGCGGGGCCATGGCCGCTGAGATGGGACTAAACGTTAAGCAAGCAAGACGTGCAGGTCTATTACATGATATTGGTAAAGTTCTTGATGCTTCAGCAGAAGGTTCCCACGCTGTTACTGGTGCTGACTTTGCTAAGAAGTATGGAGAGTCTCCAGATATCGTTCACGCGATCAGAGCTCACCATGATGATGAAAAACCTGAATCAGTACTTGCTCATATTGTTGCTGCTGGAGACGCCCTTTCTGGTGCTCGTCCAGGTGCTAGAAAAGCAATGATGGAATCATACGTTTCACGTCTTACTGATATTGAAGAAATTGTTAATAGCTTTGAAGGTGTTTCTAAGTCTTACGCAATCTCTGGTGGTAGAGAAGTAAGAGTTATCGTAGAAAATAACTCTGTAAATGATGAGCAAACAGTAATGCTTTCAAGAGATATTGCTAAGAAGATTGAAGAAGAAATGTCTTACCCTGGAACTATTAAGATTACAGTGGTTAGAGAAACTAAAGCAATCGGTGTTGCTAAGTAG
- the zapA gene encoding cell division protein ZapA, translating to MESIREEREFNVLGYNIRFTADEADASVSAREVVSYVQKITEEIRQKSPQLDIGQVATLAALRIANEKISIERDFENNISKLHMTACDALQFIEEVSPSTI from the coding sequence ATGGAAAGTATAAGAGAAGAAAGAGAATTTAACGTACTAGGATATAATATCAGGTTCACAGCTGATGAGGCAGACGCGAGTGTTTCGGCCAGGGAAGTTGTGAGTTATGTGCAGAAAATAACTGAGGAAATAAGACAAAAGTCTCCTCAATTAGATATAGGTCAAGTAGCAACACTTGCGGCTCTTAGAATAGCCAATGAAAAAATCTCTATTGAAAGAGATTTTGAAAATAATATATCAAAATTGCATATGACGGCTTGTGATGCCCTTCAATTTATTGAAGAAGTGTCTCCTTCTACTATTTAA
- a CDS encoding sigma-54 dependent transcriptional regulator, giving the protein MSKKVLNFLVIEDDALSRLNLVTLLKEHGLVREAKNSNEAKELLENEKFDLAWIDLDLERDLAGLDLIPIVKKKGTYPVVLSGREEDSNIAEAYKRGCEDYLSKPFDKEALALVLRKFKVLSKESTLRNFFGTRYVTQDDSLIENLRVINEVVASNKPVFLKGPTGTGKTLIAKLIHELIFENKDKFIHLNCSEIPENLLEAELFGYSKGAFSGAETSKKGKFELADGGTLFLDEIATMPMLLQKKILRAIDEKSFYPLGSEKLVKSNFKLVSATCENLAEMVKEGSFREDLYYRIEGFNIDLPPLERRKGDIPLLLKFFLGLGKRRVVLNSEAKNILIQYSWPGNIRELRKVVEMLQAKSHGVIEAKDLPAHILGVSRHIENIAEVEFTPIIEGSILSKMQLEFIQMNGLKSFLDKVEEDAVISTLKSNEDKVRKTLSVLKISNSAFYRISQRINKDGRSE; this is encoded by the coding sequence GTGAGTAAGAAGGTATTGAATTTTCTTGTTATAGAAGATGATGCATTATCCAGATTGAATCTAGTGACTTTACTAAAAGAGCATGGACTTGTAAGGGAAGCAAAAAATTCAAATGAAGCAAAAGAATTACTTGAAAATGAAAAGTTTGATCTTGCTTGGATTGATTTGGATTTAGAAAGAGATTTGGCAGGTCTTGATTTAATTCCAATTGTTAAAAAGAAAGGAACTTACCCAGTTGTTCTCTCTGGAAGGGAAGAGGATTCAAATATAGCGGAGGCTTATAAAAGAGGGTGTGAAGATTATCTGTCGAAACCTTTTGATAAAGAGGCCCTTGCCCTAGTTTTGAGGAAATTCAAAGTACTCTCTAAAGAGTCTACACTTCGAAACTTCTTTGGAACTAGATATGTGACTCAGGATGACTCTCTCATAGAAAATTTAAGAGTGATAAATGAAGTTGTCGCAAGCAATAAACCTGTTTTTTTAAAAGGTCCAACCGGTACAGGGAAAACTCTTATTGCCAAGCTCATTCATGAACTGATTTTTGAAAATAAAGATAAGTTTATTCATTTAAATTGTTCAGAAATTCCAGAGAATCTATTAGAAGCAGAATTGTTTGGCTATTCCAAAGGAGCTTTCTCTGGAGCAGAGACAAGTAAGAAAGGAAAGTTTGAACTCGCAGATGGAGGAACACTTTTCTTGGATGAAATTGCAACGATGCCAATGCTTCTACAGAAGAAAATATTAAGAGCGATAGATGAAAAATCTTTCTACCCATTAGGAAGTGAGAAATTAGTAAAATCTAATTTTAAATTGGTAAGTGCTACCTGCGAAAATTTAGCAGAGATGGTAAAGGAAGGAAGTTTTCGAGAAGACTTATACTATCGAATTGAAGGATTTAATATTGATCTTCCCCCACTTGAGAGGAGAAAGGGAGATATTCCTCTTCTACTAAAGTTTTTCTTGGGGCTTGGAAAGAGGAGAGTTGTTCTAAATTCAGAAGCTAAGAATATTTTAATTCAATACTCATGGCCCGGAAATATTCGAGAGCTTCGAAAGGTTGTAGAGATGTTACAGGCAAAGTCTCATGGGGTGATAGAAGCTAAAGACCTTCCTGCACATATTCTAGGGGTGAGTCGTCACATTGAAAATATTGCTGAAGTCGAATTTACTCCAATCATAGAGGGAAGTATTCTAAGCAAAATGCAATTAGAATTTATTCAAATGAATGGGTTGAAGTCTTTTTTAGATAAAGTTGAGGAAGACGCTGTCATATCTACATTGAAGAGTAATGAAGATAAAGTTAGAAAAACACTAAGTGTTTTGAAAATTTCAAATAGTGCATTTTATCGAATTTCACAGAGGATAAATAAAGATGGAAGATCAGAGTAA
- the ftsY gene encoding signal recognition particle-docking protein FtsY: MIDLVNLLQNLYDRSGQTLVADANHVYIAGGIILALVLVGSILLFRKPSEKLEEEKVEAKEVVKEVVETFKEAPLREEEPVAPTGPSWKERLRKGLSKSSNEVWSKIGVIFTGKGLDDDTLEEVEELLYGADIGPTIAAELIESLEEEAKKEGFGEREFKAFLKNFLDSKMSTVQKDVDTDLYNFDESNKGKTKVIMIVGVNGAGKTTTIGKLATKLTGQGAKVVVGACDTFRAAAVDQLEVWCKRAGAEMIRAKEGANPSGVGYDALQAALNSKADYCILDTAGRLHTKGNLMEELKKSRDVLKKLDESAPHQTLLVIDAITGQNAIRQAEEFNNTLGLSGLIFTKCDGSSKAGAAIGIVDKLKVPITYIGVGEQVEDLNVFSLNEYLDALLDID; this comes from the coding sequence ATGATTGATTTAGTAAACTTACTACAAAATCTCTATGACCGTTCGGGTCAAACTTTGGTGGCAGATGCTAACCATGTCTATATAGCTGGTGGAATAATTCTCGCCCTCGTACTTGTGGGTAGTATTCTTCTATTTAGAAAGCCTTCTGAAAAACTTGAAGAAGAAAAAGTAGAAGCTAAGGAAGTGGTAAAAGAGGTTGTAGAAACTTTCAAAGAAGCGCCTCTTCGTGAAGAAGAGCCTGTGGCTCCAACTGGTCCGAGTTGGAAAGAAAGATTGAGAAAGGGACTTTCAAAATCAAGTAATGAAGTTTGGTCAAAAATAGGGGTTATCTTTACAGGAAAAGGTTTAGATGACGACACTTTGGAAGAAGTTGAAGAGCTTCTCTATGGAGCAGATATTGGGCCAACCATTGCTGCTGAGCTTATTGAAAGTCTTGAGGAAGAGGCTAAGAAAGAGGGATTTGGAGAAAGAGAGTTTAAAGCTTTCTTAAAAAATTTCCTAGACTCAAAAATGAGTACTGTTCAAAAAGATGTGGATACAGATCTCTATAATTTCGATGAATCCAATAAAGGGAAAACGAAAGTTATTATGATTGTTGGCGTAAATGGAGCAGGAAAGACAACGACAATTGGAAAGCTTGCGACAAAATTAACGGGGCAGGGGGCAAAGGTTGTTGTTGGGGCCTGTGATACTTTTAGGGCAGCAGCGGTAGATCAGTTGGAAGTTTGGTGTAAAAGAGCAGGGGCAGAGATGATCCGTGCAAAAGAGGGGGCGAATCCTAGTGGAGTGGGTTATGACGCACTTCAAGCGGCCCTAAACTCAAAGGCTGATTACTGTATTTTGGATACGGCCGGAAGATTACATACTAAAGGAAATCTAATGGAAGAGCTGAAAAAGAGTCGCGATGTTCTTAAGAAGCTAGATGAGTCAGCGCCTCATCAAACCTTATTGGTTATTGATGCCATAACGGGACAAAATGCTATAAGGCAAGCGGAAGAGTTTAATAATACTCTTGGATTATCAGGTTTAATTTTTACAAAATGCGATGGGTCATCTAAAGCGGGTGCAGCCATTGGTATTGTTGATAAGTTAAAAGTACCAATTACGTACATTGGTGTTGGTGAGCAGGTTGAAGACCTGAATGTTTTCAGTTTAAATGAATACTTAGATGCCCTTCTAGACATCGATTAG